One window from the genome of Carassius carassius chromosome 15, fCarCar2.1, whole genome shotgun sequence encodes:
- the rpl18 gene encoding 60S ribosomal protein L18, which translates to MGVDIRHNKDRKVHRKEPKSQDIYLRLLVKLYRFLSRRSDAPFNKVILRRLFMSKTNRPPMALSRLIRKMKHPGRENLTAVVVGTITDDVRIQKIPKLKVCALKLTDRARSRILKAGGQIMTFDQLALTAPRGQGTVLLSGPRKAREVYRHFGKAPGTPHSHTKPYVRSKGRKFERARGRRASRGYKN; encoded by the exons ATG GGAGTTGACATCAGACACAACAAGGACCGTAAGGTTCACAGGAAGGAGCCCAAAAGTCAGGATATTTACCTGAGGCTCTTGGTCAAG TTGTACAGATTCCTGTCTCGCCGTTCTGATGCCCCCTTCAACAAGGTCATCCTGAGGAGGCTCTTCATGAGCAAGACCAACCGTCCCCCTATGGCCTTGTCCCGACTG aTCCGTAAGATGAAGCATCCAGGCCGTGAAAACCTGACTGCTGTTGTTGTGGGAACTATTACTGATGACGTCAGGATTCAGAAAATCCCTAAACTGAAG GTTTGTGCCCTAAAGTTGACCGACCGTGCTCGTAGCAGGATCTTGAAGGCTGGTGGAcagatcatgacctttgaccagCTGGCGCTTACTGCACCTAGAGGACAGGGCACCGTTCTGTTGTCAG GACCCCGTAAGGCCAGAGAGGTGTACAGGCATTTTGGCAAAGCTCCTGGAACCCCCCACAGCCATACCAA ACCCTATGTGCGCTCCAAAGGCAGGAAGTTCGAGCGTGCCCGTGGTCGCAGAGCCAGCCGAGGATACAAGAACTAA
- the si:ch211-120k19.1 gene encoding mpv17-like protein: MNRAWVLFKSHPYISNVVGYTTLFATADLIQQSMMRKPQDKGTVHKPDPVGQDTSNTTEEFPVAGEANAEDDSKIRAPVQHAPQQHSIDWAQTARVALVGFCFHANFNYHWLRGLERMFPGGGIRRVSLKVFLDQLFAAPMTISAFYIGLSTLEGAEDPLEDWRTKFWTSYKTGVVYWSAMQAVNFSLIPPVARTVFVGGVALGWTVFLCHFKQQKSDFLT; encoded by the exons ATGAACAGAGCATGGGTTTTGTTCAAATCCCACCCATACATCTCCAATGTGGTGGGATACACAACGCTTTTTGCCACAGCAGACCTCATTCAGCAAAGCATGATGAGAAAACCTCAGGAcaaagggacagttcacaaaCCGGATCCAGTGGGACAAGATACCTCCAACACCACTGAAGAATTTCCTGTGGCTGGAGAAGCAAACGCAGAGGATGATAGCAAAATAAGGGCTCCAGTACAACATGCTCCTCAGCAACACAGCATCGACTGGGCCCAGACTGCTCGGGTGGCACTGGTTGGCTTCTGTTTTCATGCCAACTTCAATTACCATTGGCTACGAGGGCTGGAGAGGATGTTTCCAGGAGGAGGGATCAGAAGAGTGTCACTTAAAGTGTTTCTTGACCAGCTATTTGCAGCCCCTATGACAATAAGTGCTTTCTACATTG GGCTGAGCACATTGGAGGGCGCAGAGGATCCCCTTGAAGACTGGAGAACTAAATTTTGGACCTCTTATAAG aCTGGAGTTGTGTATTGGTCAGCAATGCAG GCTGTGAACTTCTCGCTGATCCCACCGGTGGCTCGTACTGTTTTTGTTGGAGGAGTTGCTCTTGGCTGGACTGTCTTCTTGTGTCATTTCAAGCAACAGAAGAGTGACTTCCTGACTTAG
- the LOC132157701 gene encoding uncharacterized protein LOC132157701: MLIFNPRSISKAMRPSSILTFEPGLEAGVPWGRDLFTFVTSAAGHMMRTLQRPRKNKPSKRQVNHRRFLHNMIQRKFAEIEAANHQLASALCSTDNPPDHLTPRLSHIVTDQSPKPSKKAIESYINADKTEALPEQQEDVCDLWTLDSLLDTRVADKSFSPCKFSNSRRMNSRTETDGKALENIPASSMEKDIDFSFSFERQPASTDLESLTHMNNSLLEDSVSSWFGSTERTRSYSKPRLTKCHDVKLLPTDVDVQDLSPPSPVISLLSLDSCDLEVQMLIDAEHNVNQMQDATIGESLQMDMVDDLDLLDCSGTHRDLAKTAEWMDHSEEFPSSLDSDLEKLTGSGGGANNSMSNLGQTGHECFANVLCSQEPYRCSFHHEEINYAMNHNMILEDWFGQVEPCMKTIGKEDGYLDTDFSVMDGNHMFPVFERQLDQCKRILYENWEQQSLKSSYKNYTSPDQIMMQGTGVRNVDKNTVQVENLNQTLSGPQCPITCCLEGFCYHKKDSGFYTKFRGSHNFEGVATSFPATLHKLHPTPIPTPPLDDDWLFGNIVAEEEVNTMNNTFGKY, translated from the exons ATGCTTATATTTAACCctcgttctatttccaaagctATGCGTCCATCCAGTATTTTGACCTTTGAACCGGGTTTGGAGGCTGGAGTGCCATGGGGCCGTGATCTTTTTACTTTTGTGACTTCAGCAGCTGGTCACATGATGAGGACTTTGCAAAGACCACGGAAAAACAAGCCATCAAAACGACAAGTCAATCATCGCAGGTTTCTGCACAACATGATACAGAG aaaatttgctgaaatagaGGCAGCGAACCATCAGCTGGCGTCTGCTTTATGTTCAACTGATAACCCCCCCGATCATCTCACTCCCAGATTATCTCACATTGTAACAGACCAGTCACCCAAACCTTCAAAAAAAG CTATTGAATCTTATATAAATGCTGACAAAACTGAAGCGCTTCCTGAACAACAAGAGGATGTGTGTGACCTCTGGACATTGGACAGTCTTTTGGACACCCGTGTGGCTGATAAAAGTTTCTCACCGTGCAAGTTCTCCAACAGTAGAAGAATGAATTCGAGAACTGAGACGGACGGCAAAGCTTTGGAAAACATCCCTGCAAGCTCAATGGAGAAGGACATCGACTTCAGCTTCAGCTTCGAAAGGCAGCCAGCATCTACTGATTTAGAAAGCCTGACACATATGAACAACAGTCTCCTAGAGGACAGCGTGTCCTCCTGGTTTGGGTCCACTGAAAGAACAAGATCATATTCAAAACCACGTCTCACCAAGTGCCATGACGTGAAGTTGCTCCCCACAGATGTTGATGTTCAAGACCTGTCACCTCCTTCTCCAGTGATTTCACTCTTGTCTTTGGATTCATGTGATTTGGAGGTTCAGATGCTTATAGATGCAGAGCACAATGTGAACCAAATGCAAGATGCCACCATCGGAGAGAGTCTCCAAATGGATATGGTGGATGACCTTGACCTACTGGATTGTTCTGGTACTCATAGAGATCTGGCTAAAACGGCTGAGTGGATGGATCACAGTGAAGAGTTTCCAAGCTCTCTGGATTCGGATCTAGAGAAACTAACAGGTTCTGGTGGTGGGGCCAATAACTCCATGTCCAATTTGGGCCAAACAGGTCATGAATGTTTTGCTAATGTTCTCTGTAGTCAAGAGCCATATAGATGTAGTTTCCATCATGAAGAAATAAACTATGCTATGAACCACAATATGATTCTAGAAGACTGGTTCGGTCAGGTTGAACCTTGCATGAAGACGATTGGAAAGGAGGATGGTTATTTAGATACAGATTTTTCTGTCATGGATGGTAATCACATGTTCCCAGTATTTGAGAGACAGTTGGACCAATGCAAAAGGATTCTTTATGAAAACTGGGAACAACAATCTCTTAAAAGCTCATACAAGAACTATACAAGTCCAGATCAGATTATGATGCAAGGCACTGGTGTCAGAAATGTTGACAAAAACACTGTGCAGGTTGAGAATCTCAACCAGACTTTATCAGGCCCCCAGTGCCCGATAACATGCTGCCTTGAAGGCTTTTGTTATCATAAAAAAGACTCTGGTTTTTACACAAAATTCAGAGGCAGTCACAACTTTGAGGGCGTGGCTACATCTTTCCCAGCCACACTGCATAAGCTCCACCCCACTCCAATTCCGACTCCGCCTCTAGATGATGATTGGTTGTTTGGTAATATTGTGGCGGAGGAAGAGGTTAATACCATGAATAATACATTTGGAAAGTACTGA